A window of the Henckelia pumila isolate YLH828 chromosome 3, ASM3356847v2, whole genome shotgun sequence genome harbors these coding sequences:
- the LOC140890691 gene encoding putative glucose-6-phosphate 1-epimerase isoform X2: protein MPVNIVQESDGSPRVILSEPSGSTAEVLLHGAQVVSWKNERREEMIFMSSKAARRSSKATRSGIHINFPQFTNSTSLEQHGFTSTRLWSLDSSPSPLPPASNHSTVDLMLESTEDDLKIWPHRFELRLRISLTTGKLSLIPRVRNTDNKPFSFSFVLCNYLSVSDISEVRIEGLETLDYFDNLLQKERFTEQADAITFDGEIDRVYLSTPTKIAVIDHEKKRTLVLRKDGMPDAVVWNPWDKKAKALPDFGDEDYNTMLCVNSAAIEAPIVLKPFEEWKGRQELSTVLSSYCSGQLDPRKVLGI from the exons ATGCCGGTGAATATTGTTCAGGAGAGTGATGGATCGCCGAGGGTTATTTTGTCGGAGCCCTCTGGTTCGACTGCCGAG GTGCTTTTGCATGGGGCCCAGGTTGTATCTTGGAAGAATGAACGAAGGGAAGAGATGATCTTCATGAGCAGTAAG GCTGCGCGGAGGTCTTCTAAAGCAACCAGGAGTGGCATACACATCAACTTTCCACAG TTTACCAACTCTACTTCACTGGAGCAACATGGATTTACAAGCACTCGATTATGGTCATTGGATAGTTCTCCTTCACCTTTGCCCCCAGCCAGCAATCACTCAACGGTGGATCTTATGCTGGAATCCACAGAAGATGATCTGAAGATCTGGCCGCACAG ATTTGAGTTGCGTTTGCGCATCTCTCTAACTACCGGGAAGCTCTCCTTGATACCTCGCGTTCGTAATACTGATAACAAGCCCTTCTCCTTTTCGTTTGTGTTGTGCAATTACCTGTCGGTATCTGATATCAG TGAAGTGCGCATCGAGGGCTTGGAGACGCTCGACTACTTCGACAATTTATTACAGAAAGAGAGATTCACTGAGCAGGCAGATGCAATTACCTTTGATGGCGAG ATTGACAGGGTGTATTTGAGCACACCAACTAAGATAGCCGTAATAGATCACGAGAAGAAAAGAACCCTTGTCCTTCGCAAAGATGGCATGCCAGATGCAG TTGTATGGAACCCTTGGGACAAAAAAGCAAAGGCTCTCCCTGATTTTGGTGACGAGGATTATAACACAATGTTGTGTGTGAATTCTGCGGCCATAGAAGCTCCTATAGTTTTGAAACCTTTCGAAGAATGGAAGGGTCGACAAGAGCTGTCAACTGTATTGTCAAGTTATTGCAGCGGTCAGCTGGATCCGCGGAAAGTTCTTGGCATATAA
- the LOC140890691 gene encoding putative glucose-6-phosphate 1-epimerase isoform X1: protein MDRRGLFCRSPLVRLPRFAIFQFCGCFTVSLQFARCFGTFHRGIVLVLLHGAQVVSWKNERREEMIFMSSKAARRSSKATRSGIHINFPQFTNSTSLEQHGFTSTRLWSLDSSPSPLPPASNHSTVDLMLESTEDDLKIWPHRFELRLRISLTTGKLSLIPRVRNTDNKPFSFSFVLCNYLSVSDISEVRIEGLETLDYFDNLLQKERFTEQADAITFDGEIDRVYLSTPTKIAVIDHEKKRTLVLRKDGMPDAVVWNPWDKKAKALPDFGDEDYNTMLCVNSAAIEAPIVLKPFEEWKGRQELSTVLSSYCSGQLDPRKVLGI, encoded by the exons ATGGATCGCCGAGGGTTATTTTGTCGGAGCCCTCTGGTTCGACTGCCGAGGTTTGCAATCTTTCAATTTTGTGGCTGTTTTACGGTTTCCCTGCAGTTTGCTCGCTGTTTTGGAACATTTCACCGTGGAATTGTCCTG GTGCTTTTGCATGGGGCCCAGGTTGTATCTTGGAAGAATGAACGAAGGGAAGAGATGATCTTCATGAGCAGTAAG GCTGCGCGGAGGTCTTCTAAAGCAACCAGGAGTGGCATACACATCAACTTTCCACAG TTTACCAACTCTACTTCACTGGAGCAACATGGATTTACAAGCACTCGATTATGGTCATTGGATAGTTCTCCTTCACCTTTGCCCCCAGCCAGCAATCACTCAACGGTGGATCTTATGCTGGAATCCACAGAAGATGATCTGAAGATCTGGCCGCACAG ATTTGAGTTGCGTTTGCGCATCTCTCTAACTACCGGGAAGCTCTCCTTGATACCTCGCGTTCGTAATACTGATAACAAGCCCTTCTCCTTTTCGTTTGTGTTGTGCAATTACCTGTCGGTATCTGATATCAG TGAAGTGCGCATCGAGGGCTTGGAGACGCTCGACTACTTCGACAATTTATTACAGAAAGAGAGATTCACTGAGCAGGCAGATGCAATTACCTTTGATGGCGAG ATTGACAGGGTGTATTTGAGCACACCAACTAAGATAGCCGTAATAGATCACGAGAAGAAAAGAACCCTTGTCCTTCGCAAAGATGGCATGCCAGATGCAG TTGTATGGAACCCTTGGGACAAAAAAGCAAAGGCTCTCCCTGATTTTGGTGACGAGGATTATAACACAATGTTGTGTGTGAATTCTGCGGCCATAGAAGCTCCTATAGTTTTGAAACCTTTCGAAGAATGGAAGGGTCGACAAGAGCTGTCAACTGTATTGTCAAGTTATTGCAGCGGTCAGCTGGATCCGCGGAAAGTTCTTGGCATATAA